The Humulus lupulus chromosome 7, drHumLupu1.1, whole genome shotgun sequence region ATTAACTCTGGTTTCTATGCTTTTTCTCTAataaagattttaaaaaaaatccaaatttAATTATCTTCTTaacttcataaaaaaaaaatttggtctgAGAAAAGTGGGGGCGGGAAACAGAGTTGGCGTTGGTAGacagaaaataataataaaaaaataaaaaacaaaaacaaaaatttagaAAATCTAGGAAAAGATCACATCCATGCAGTGTGGCCTATAACGTTAAGTTGACTCCcagcaacaaaaaaaaattaaataataaattttctaatttttaaattttatttattattatcattattatttttcttctccaaaaaaaatagaaaagaaaaattcTCCCATTGCTAGAAATTTTActtcttctttctttcagctTCATTTCATTTCACAACTTCATCATCTTCTCTCTAGaaaacttttcttttcttttcttttttaataatttttttctttcttcaactTCTGAAACAAACCCTAGATAAAACCAAAACCCTTGATCTTGGTCGGAGTAGTACTCCTCTTCCCCCGCCATTATCTCCGGCTGGAGTTCGACCTGGGTACCCATATGATCCGATCTAGCCTCACAGCTGGGGTTTTCGGGGAAACCCACTTGCTTGGGTGGGAGCTTAAGAAatagagcaagaagaagaagaagaaggtgggtggtggtggtggtaaaACGTGAGTTAGAGAGGTTTTAGGGTTTTGAGAGGGAGAAGAATCGGAGGGCGAAATGTACAAAAACCAGCTTCAAGAGCTGGCCCAGAGGAGCTGCTTCAACCTCCCTTCTTATACCTGCATTAGAGAAGGTCCAGACCACGCGCCGAGGTTCAAAGCCACCGTCAACTTTAACGGCGAGACCTTCGAAAGCCCTCACTATTGCTCAACTCTCCGTCAGGCTGAGCACTCCGCCGCTGAAGTTGCACTTAACTCTCTCTCTAGCCGTGGCCCCTCTCACTCTCTCGCCGCTAGGATCCTGGTCAGTTCTCTCTCTTTCATGACTTTTCTTCATCAACTTCTGTTAGGGTTTCATTAGGGTTTTGGATTCGATCTTATTCGACTTCTTTAGTGATCAAATGAATGTCTTCAACCCTATAACTCTGAAAAGTAAAGAGatatgaaattaatttttttccaTTGAATTAAATTATGTttgccttcttcttcttctttggtagtaagctttttattattattattaagcttTAGTGAATCACGGGAGATTTAGATCTCCGGCAACAAGCTTTATGTATGGAATGACCGAAATGCCCTTGTTCTGGTTTAAGTACAGGGGTTCTCAGATAGTGAGATTTTTTGACCGAACAATATATGTAATTTAGTAATGACAAGAGGGAAGCCTCTTCTTTAGTGTGAAACCTAGTTGGGCTTTCtttctttgtgtttttttttccaaaaaaaatcttCCTATCAGCTGTGAGCTGTTCTCACAATTCTGATTGTATATTATGGTAATGAATTGATTGAGAGTGGAGGGTATTTTTGGTCATAAAAAATTGGTTCGACATTAACTAGAGCTTACTGGGAAGTTGCCTTTTTATTATGATATTTCTTTTTGCACTTTTTTCTTGTCGACCCTTTTCTGGGATTGCCAACGAGAAACGCAGAAAATTCATTGAACTGATTTCTACCATATTTAGTACTCAATGAGTAATGTATTGATAATCTCTGGTGATTTGAAATGTTATTATCTTTATTCATTTCCTTATATTATGCGTTTGTAGCATATTTCTGGCTTCttatttcctttattatcttTAAGTATACACATTTTGAAATTATGAATTAATAATCTAGTACACTTCACAAACTCATCACCGAAGGAAATTTATGATGCTATGGGCATATGCTTGCCCCAAAATTTTACCAATGCGTTATCAGTAATTGACCATAAATGTCTTACATTTACAAGTTGCTATTTCAGGAAATCTATGACGTGGTTATGTATTTGTTGGTAATATAGTAGGTATATAAATGTAACGGTGTGAATGGATCATAAGCATGCTTGTATCTATGGTTTATGTCTTTGCCAACCTTGAGTGGCCTTTCTGGTttatattcataattttttgaagGGTATAGACCAATATAAGGAGAATAAAGAGAAGGGGATAAATGTGCATAGTTTTGATATACTTTGTACGTATTTTTTGCTTGGCTTGTTTGTGTGGCTTCTACTTTGTTTTTCTGAATACTGATTATAGATTTCTTTTATTAGGATGAGACGGGGGTTTACAAAAACCTCTTACAGGAAATAGCTCAAAGAGTTGGAGCTCCATTGCCCCAATATACAACATACCGTTCAGGTCTTGGGCACCTGCCAGTTTTTACAGGGACAGTAGAATTAGCAGGTATCATTTTTACAGGAGAACCAGCAAAGAACAAAAAACAAGCAGAGAAGAATGCGGCAATGGCAGCCTGGTCGTCTTTAAAACAATGTGAGTCTCATTAAGATTAAGGCTTTCAAGCATCAATGCACATAATGGCGCAACTAAAACTATTAAGATGGTTCCTGCACCTGTTTCCAATATATGTGATGCATCTTTTTACCTCTGTTTTCATTAAATTGTTAAATTTAAACAGTAAAATTTACGACTCCTTTGAGTATAAATTGTCTAGTCAAATTTGAACGAAATGTTTTCCTTCTGGGCAGTGGCGAAAGAAACTGCAAGTTCTTCATCTGAACCAGAAAGCAGCGATGAGCTGGAGCAGATAACTATAGCCCGAGCATTGTCGAATTATCGACTGAAGGAAAAAATGGCAAATCCAAATGCCCCAATACCATTTCCAAAGAAGTTTCCAGTTCAGCACACAAGGCCAACGAGTCCACAAACTCCCCCAGCTACCACATCAAAAATACTCCCCTTAATTTGCCAAAAGACAGCTTCTCGACACAGACCCCATCCTAGTTTACTTAATGACAGTCATATGATACAACCACAACCTCTTCCACCTGAAAGCCGCGGGTCCCGTCCTCTGAAGTTCCCTGCTGTTGGAGCAGCACCGTATGTCCCCATCCGCCAAATGAGGACATCTTGCCATGGCATTGCACCACCGGTAACAATAAGAACTGCTGTGCCTGTGTTCTCTGCTCCGCCACTTCCTCCACCAGCTGCAGTTTCACGCCAGGTTATGCGAGCACCTCCAGTACGAATCGCTCCTCCTGTAACTATCAGACAGGCTGTGCCAGTATTTGCCGCTCCACCTGTTCAGAAGGACAATCCTCTAGTTAGAAAAGACGAACCTCTACCCGTTCTAAAAGAA contains the following coding sequences:
- the LOC133788579 gene encoding double-stranded RNA-binding protein 2; protein product: MYKNQLQELAQRSCFNLPSYTCIREGPDHAPRFKATVNFNGETFESPHYCSTLRQAEHSAAEVALNSLSSRGPSHSLAARILDETGVYKNLLQEIAQRVGAPLPQYTTYRSGLGHLPVFTGTVELAGIIFTGEPAKNKKQAEKNAAMAAWSSLKQLAKETASSSSEPESSDELEQITIARALSNYRLKEKMANPNAPIPFPKKFPVQHTRPTSPQTPPATTSKILPLICQKTASRHRPHPSLLNDSHMIQPQPLPPESRGSRPLKFPAVGAAPYVPIRQMRTSCHGIAPPVTIRTAVPVFSAPPLPPPAAVSRQVMRAPPVRIAPPVTIRQAVPVFAAPPVQKDNPLVRKDEPLPVLKEDQPAILKEDVPAAPAPTLHNQLPTQTDEARSKSAVDDLVESKTVTAQILEQLKI